A window of Procambarus clarkii isolate CNS0578487 chromosome 69, FALCON_Pclarkii_2.0, whole genome shotgun sequence contains these coding sequences:
- the Zasp52 gene encoding uncharacterized protein Zasp52 isoform X7: MSVMTIKLSKAEGTPWGFRLQGGKDFATPLCIQKVNGGSVAASAGLQAGDAIVSIGGKDALSLRHKEAQEAIVRAGNSFDLVVQRGAPTWKPAVTPLAQVKTTPEGVPVATSTSLAANKQPVRYIGSNHNSVARPFPGFTGSQPAYTHTTTSLKNTLHEASEGSPGTPISGTSSRSTSGSTSPSSCLPVAGTTISLNKENAKNFLKMTLDKENVNTINVHTTAYKNQKSNSNENIFTSQFLNNNGAVGGSGGHQRKYSLASNTSSCSSDADHDSLTRRNNEYVAPVGSSHNTVAVPFAEVNGQQIVNTQYNTPLKLYSDDNIAETLYAQAEVLGKGCLGINFKKYARETVIQTESPTYKLIHGDGEEAQKKARPPPISPFDKEAPPPAPLFSRQKPASKPAPAAPAPPQQGGQSDSPLSGGGPSPTGIRSVRAPQTKVKPEGVPDASLSTKCSECERPIIGVFVRIKNKNLHADCFKCSTCGSSLKNVGYYNINEKLYCDVHAKQAARHNPPGPNLEPIIVKPGAPVPAGAMPACLAKVAPAPAPFKPPVGGVRIMPTSSVLAPGPMPKFAPVPPPKPEPVAQETTSIPAPEPEPEPEPAVEPQPEPEFEPQPEPVVTEPEPVPVSEPVVEAAPAPAPIQSEPEPAPEPAPAPEAEVAPTEPQTEALPTTEEIAQQQELSPQAKPQLETQPVDKSEQTEIEAKPKPETVLETQAVSEPEPEPKNEAISQPELESETAIEREAPAEAEPKATAEPETAEESTSEPEPVAIAEESSPVVVLAGEPVVAPCPPPPVLEPAPAPVPAPIFAQAPAAPMAAPPPTFTPFKAQAAPAHHKVPFGAPAGSVDVRSHIPKKGAPFVWPPPKKVDAVEEGPRSPAWAPAGEPVYVPRPKHAAGPPPKRPPLLPTPPPPKDYDTMVIKASPPTQQPAKPAKTLPASASAPVVAPTPAPNPVVTPACTVPSSPGKGKIDPPAFTPIAEPMPSATKCAPTPKLSSTVPASPKPVAAKPAAAKPAASKPVSGFKSVAAPKPNPSQSSNVGFKPVAASGKKTGLAPGAPSRLASAPIPPPVSVPIVNSIPAPAPKPAPGPAAASASAPMPKPAAPKPPAPTGPAPVFAPAPAPAPVSSLGGMPKPTPIPDLGGSSLKGVAQTGGQRTAPRRGRGVMNPSTTARIPICADCTRQIRGPFVSALGKTWCPDHFVCSTVSCRRALIDMGFVEEQGSLHCEDCYEKYFAPICGKCDKRVKGDCLNAVGKQFHPECFCCAYCGKVFGSGAFYLEDGLPYCEADWNDLFTTKCVGCGFPIEAGDRWVEALNNNYHSQCFKCSKCHKNLEGQSFFAKGGKPFCKAHAQRGF, from the exons GGGGGCGCCAACGTGGAAGCCGGCCGTGACGCCCCTGGCCCAAGTGAAGACGACTCCAGAGGGCGTGCCCGtcgccacctccacctccctcgcTGCCAACAAGCAG CCCGTCCGCTACATCGGCTCCAACCATAACAGTGTGGCGCGACCCTTTCCCGGCTTCACGGGCTCCCAACCTGcctacacccacactaccacctctcTAAAGAACACCCTCCACGAGGCGTCGGAAGGGTCCCCTGGTACTCCTATCAGTGGCACCTCCTCCAGAAGCACGTCAGGTAGCACCAGCCCTAGCAGCTGTCTTCCAGTCGCCGGCACCACTATATCTTTAAACAAAGAGAATGCCAAAAATTTTCTGAAGATGACCCTCGATAAAGAAAATGTTAACACCATAAATGTTCACACGACGGCGTACAAAAACCAGAAATCAAACAGTAATGAAAATATTTTCACAAGTCAGTTTCTGAATAACAATGGAGCTGTTGGTGGAAGCGGTGGGCACCAGAGGAAGTATTCTCTAGCCAGTAATACCTCCAGCTGCAGTAGTGACGCCGACCACGACTCCCTCACCAGACGCAATAATGAA TATGTTGCTCCAGTAGGATCGAGTCACAACACTGTTGCTGTTCCATTCGCAGAG GTAAATGGACAGCAGATAGTGAACACTCAATACAACACGCCCTTGAAGTTGTACAGCGACGACAACATCGCCGAGACGCTCTATGCCCAGGCTGAAGTGCTCGGCAAGGGATGTCTCGG CATCAACTTCAAGAAGTATGCGAGGGAGACTGTTATCCAAACAGAATCTCCCACATACAAACTTATCCATGGAGATGGGGAAGAGGCACAGAAGAAGGCTCGCCCCCCACCCATCTCTCCTTTCGACAAGGAGGCCCCGCCCCCTGCCCCGCTCTTCTCCCGACAGAAGCCTGCATCAAAGCCAGCAccggcagcaccagcaccacctcagCAAGGAGGACAGTCAG ACAGCCCCTTGAGTGGTGGCGGGCCGAGCCCCACTGGCATTCGAAGTGTGCGTGCCCCACAGACCAAGGTGAAGCCTGAGGGTGTGCCTGATGCCTCATTAAGCACCAAGTGCTCCGAATGCGAGAGGCCCATTAT CGGCGTCTTCGTGCGCATAAAGAATAAGAACCTGCACGCAGACTGCTTCAAGTGTTCTACATGCGGTTCCTCACTCAAGAATGTGG GCTACTACAACATCAACGAAAAGCTGTACTGCGACGTGCATGCCAAGCAAGCTGCCCGTCACAATCCTCCAGGGCCCAACCTAGAGCCAATCATTGTAAAGCC CGGTGCCCCTGTACCAGCTGGTGCCATGCCTGCCTGCTTGGCCAAGGTGGCTCCTGCCCCTGCT CCCTTCAAGCCTCCTGTGGGTGGTGTGAGAATTATGCCCACGTCCTCCGTCCTCGCCCCAGGACCTATGCCCAAGTTCGCCCCAGTCCCCCCGCCTAAG CCCGAGCCAGTGGCCCAAGAAACCACATCAATACCAgccccagagccagaacctgaacCAGAGCCAGCAGTGGAACCCCAACCCGAGCCTGAATTCGAGCCGCAGCCCGAG CCTGTCGTCACCGAGCCTGAGCCAGTACCAGTTTCTGAACCTGTTGTGGAGGctgcacctgcacctgcaccCATCCAGTCTGAGCCCGAGCCTGCGCCCGAGCCCGCACCTGCGCCCGAG GCCGAGGTCGCTCCCACTGAGCCCCAGACAGAGGCTCTGCCTACAACTGAAGAGATTGCTCAACAGCAGGAATTATCACCACAGGCCAAGCCACAACTTGAAACTCAGCCTGTGGATAAGTCAGAACAAACAGAAATTGAGGCTAAACCAAagccagaaactgtattggaaacCCAGGCTGTATCGGAGCCAGAACCAGAGCCAAAGAATGAGGCTATTTCACAGCCAGAATTGGAATCAGAAACTGCAATAGAGCGTGAAGCCCCAGCTGAAGCTGAACCCAAAGCCACAGCAGAGCCGGAAACTGCAGAGGAATCTACATCAGAACCAGAACCTGTCGCTATTGCCGAGGAGTCTTCGCCAGTGGTGGTCCTGGCAGGGGAGCCTGTTGTGGCCCCATGCCCACCACCCCCCGTGCTTGAG CCAGCGCCGGCCCCTGTTCCTGCCCCCATCTTTGCTCAGGCCCCCGCAGCGCCCATGGCGGCCCCTCCACCCACATTCACACCATTCAAAGCCCAGGCAGCCCCCGCGCACCATAAGGTACCATTTGGTGCCCCTGCTGGAAGCGTGGATGTGCGATCGCACATTCCCAAGAAAG GTGCACCCTTTGTGTGGCCGCCACCAAAGAAGGTGGATGCGGTGGAGGAGGGGCCCCGCTCGCCTGCTTGGGCGCCTGCGGGGGAACCTGTTTATGTGCCCAGACCAAAGCATGCAGCTGGTCCACCCCCAAAGAGGCCTCCCCTCTTGCCGACTCCACCACCTCCAAAAGATTACGATACCATGGTCATAAAGGCTTCCCCTCCCACCCAGCAACCTGCTAAACCTGCCAAAACtctcccagcttctgcttctgctccaGTAGTTGCTCCTACTCCTGCACCAAACCCTGTTGTAACTCCAGCATGCACAGTTCCCTCTTCACCTGGAAAGGGTAAAATAGACCCTCCGGCTTTTACGCCTATCGCTGAGCCAATGCCATCAGCGACCAAGTGTGCCCCTACCCCTAAGCTATCTTCTACTGTGCCTGCTTCCCCTAAGCCTGTTGCTGCTAAACCAGCTGCTGCTAAACCTGCTGCTTCAAAGCCTGTTAGTGGTTTTAAGTCTGTGGCAGCTCCGAAGCCAAATCCATCACAATCATCAAATGTTGGGTTTAAGCCTGTTGCAGCGTCAGGCAAAAAAACTGGTTTGGCCCCAGGAGCTCCCTCAAGACTTGCCTCTGCTCCTATCCCTCCCCCTGTTTCAGTTCCTATTGTTAATTCTATCCCAGCTCCTGCTCCTAAGCCTGCTCCAGGTCCAGCTGCAGCATCCGCATCAGCCCCAATGCCAAAACCTGCAGCCCCCAAGCCCCCCGCTCCCACAGGCCCTGCTCCGGTCTTCGCTCCAGCACCAGCCCCGGCTCCAGTTTCATCTCTGGGTGGAATGCCCAAGCCAACACCAATTCCAGACCTGGGTGGTAGTTCATTGAAGGGTGTTGCCCAGACTGGTGGGCAGAGGACTGCTCCTCGTCGAGGACGTGGTGTGATGAACCCATCTACTACTGCAAGGATACCCATATGTGCCGACTGTACACGTCAGATCAG gggcccatttgtttctgcattAGGCAAGACCTGGTGCCCAGATCACTTCGTCTGCTCCACTGTCAGCTGCCGTAGGGCCCTGATTGACATGGGCTTTGTGGAAGAGCAAGGTTCCCTTCACTGTGAAGACTGTTATGAAAAGTATTTTGCTCCCATCTGTGGAAAATGTGACAAGAGGGTGAAAGGG GATTGTCTTAATGCTGTTGGTAAACAGTTCCATCCGGAATGTTTCTGCTGTGCCTACTGTGGCAAGGTGTTTGGCTCTGGTGCCTTCTATCTGGAAGATGGGTTACCTTACTGTGAAGCTG ATTGGAATGACTTGTTCACGAccaagtgtgtggggtgtggttttcctATCGAGGCTGGTGACCGATGGGTAGAAGCCCTTAATAACAACTATCACAGTCAGTGCTTCAAGTGCTCG
- the Zasp52 gene encoding LIM domain-binding protein 3 isoform X27, whose translation MSVMTIKLSKAEGTPWGFRLQGGKDFATPLCIQKVNGGSVAASAGLQAGDAIVSIGGKDALSLRHKEAQEAIVRAGNSFDLVVQRGAPTWKPAVTPLAQVKTTPEGVPVATSTSLAANKQPVRYIGSNHNSVARPFPGFTGSQPAYTHTTTSLKNTLHEASEGSPGTPISGTSSRSTSGSTSPSSCLPVAGTTISLNKENAKNFLKMTLDKENVNTINVHTTAYKNQKSNSNENIFTSQFLNNNGAVGGSGGHQRKYSLASNTSSCSSDADHDSLTRRNNEYVAPVGSSHNTVAVPFAEVNGQQIVNTQYNTPLKLYSDDNIAETLYAQAEVLGKGCLGINFKKYARETVIQTESPTYKLIHGDGEEAQKKARPPPISPFDKEAPPPAPLFSRQKPASKPAPAAPAPPQQGGQSDSPLSGGGPSPTGIRSVRAPQTKVKPEGVPDASLSTKCSECERPIIGVFVRIKNKNLHADCFKCSTCGSSLKNVGYYNINEKLYCDVHAKQAARHNPPGPNLEPIIVKPGAPVPAGAMPACLAKVAPAPAPFKPPVGGVRIMPTSSVLAPGPMPKFAPVPPPKPAPAPVPAPIFAQAPAAPMAAPPPTFTPFKAQAAPAHHKVPFGAPAGSVDVRSHIPKKGAPFVWPPPKKVDAVEEGPRSPAWAPAGEPVYVPRPKHAAGPPPKRPPLLPTPPPPKDYDTMVIKASPPTQQPAKPAKTLPASASAPVVAPTPAPNPVVTPACTVPSSPGKGKIDPPAFTPIAEPMPSATKCAPTPKLSSTVPASPKPVAAKPAAAKPAASKPVSGFKSVAAPKPNPSQSSNVGFKPVAASGKKTGLAPGAPSRLASAPIPPPVSVPIVNSIPAPAPKPAPGPAAASASAPMPKPAAPKPPAPTGPAPVFAPAPAPAPVSSLGGMPKPTPIPDLGGSSLKGVAQTGGQRTAPRRGRGVMNPSTTARIPICADCTRQIRGPFVSALGKTWCPDHFVCSTVSCRRALIDMGFVEEQGSLHCEDCYEKYFAPICGKCDKRVKGDCLNAVGKQFHPECFCCAYCGKVFGSGAFYLEDGLPYCEADWNDLFTTKCVGCGFPIEAGDRWVEALNNNYHSQCFKCSKCHKNLEGQSFFAKGGKPFCKAHAQRGF comes from the exons GGGGGCGCCAACGTGGAAGCCGGCCGTGACGCCCCTGGCCCAAGTGAAGACGACTCCAGAGGGCGTGCCCGtcgccacctccacctccctcgcTGCCAACAAGCAG CCCGTCCGCTACATCGGCTCCAACCATAACAGTGTGGCGCGACCCTTTCCCGGCTTCACGGGCTCCCAACCTGcctacacccacactaccacctctcTAAAGAACACCCTCCACGAGGCGTCGGAAGGGTCCCCTGGTACTCCTATCAGTGGCACCTCCTCCAGAAGCACGTCAGGTAGCACCAGCCCTAGCAGCTGTCTTCCAGTCGCCGGCACCACTATATCTTTAAACAAAGAGAATGCCAAAAATTTTCTGAAGATGACCCTCGATAAAGAAAATGTTAACACCATAAATGTTCACACGACGGCGTACAAAAACCAGAAATCAAACAGTAATGAAAATATTTTCACAAGTCAGTTTCTGAATAACAATGGAGCTGTTGGTGGAAGCGGTGGGCACCAGAGGAAGTATTCTCTAGCCAGTAATACCTCCAGCTGCAGTAGTGACGCCGACCACGACTCCCTCACCAGACGCAATAATGAA TATGTTGCTCCAGTAGGATCGAGTCACAACACTGTTGCTGTTCCATTCGCAGAG GTAAATGGACAGCAGATAGTGAACACTCAATACAACACGCCCTTGAAGTTGTACAGCGACGACAACATCGCCGAGACGCTCTATGCCCAGGCTGAAGTGCTCGGCAAGGGATGTCTCGG CATCAACTTCAAGAAGTATGCGAGGGAGACTGTTATCCAAACAGAATCTCCCACATACAAACTTATCCATGGAGATGGGGAAGAGGCACAGAAGAAGGCTCGCCCCCCACCCATCTCTCCTTTCGACAAGGAGGCCCCGCCCCCTGCCCCGCTCTTCTCCCGACAGAAGCCTGCATCAAAGCCAGCAccggcagcaccagcaccacctcagCAAGGAGGACAGTCAG ACAGCCCCTTGAGTGGTGGCGGGCCGAGCCCCACTGGCATTCGAAGTGTGCGTGCCCCACAGACCAAGGTGAAGCCTGAGGGTGTGCCTGATGCCTCATTAAGCACCAAGTGCTCCGAATGCGAGAGGCCCATTAT CGGCGTCTTCGTGCGCATAAAGAATAAGAACCTGCACGCAGACTGCTTCAAGTGTTCTACATGCGGTTCCTCACTCAAGAATGTGG GCTACTACAACATCAACGAAAAGCTGTACTGCGACGTGCATGCCAAGCAAGCTGCCCGTCACAATCCTCCAGGGCCCAACCTAGAGCCAATCATTGTAAAGCC CGGTGCCCCTGTACCAGCTGGTGCCATGCCTGCCTGCTTGGCCAAGGTGGCTCCTGCCCCTGCT CCCTTCAAGCCTCCTGTGGGTGGTGTGAGAATTATGCCCACGTCCTCCGTCCTCGCCCCAGGACCTATGCCCAAGTTCGCCCCAGTCCCCCCGCCTAAG CCAGCGCCGGCCCCTGTTCCTGCCCCCATCTTTGCTCAGGCCCCCGCAGCGCCCATGGCGGCCCCTCCACCCACATTCACACCATTCAAAGCCCAGGCAGCCCCCGCGCACCATAAGGTACCATTTGGTGCCCCTGCTGGAAGCGTGGATGTGCGATCGCACATTCCCAAGAAAG GTGCACCCTTTGTGTGGCCGCCACCAAAGAAGGTGGATGCGGTGGAGGAGGGGCCCCGCTCGCCTGCTTGGGCGCCTGCGGGGGAACCTGTTTATGTGCCCAGACCAAAGCATGCAGCTGGTCCACCCCCAAAGAGGCCTCCCCTCTTGCCGACTCCACCACCTCCAAAAGATTACGATACCATGGTCATAAAGGCTTCCCCTCCCACCCAGCAACCTGCTAAACCTGCCAAAACtctcccagcttctgcttctgctccaGTAGTTGCTCCTACTCCTGCACCAAACCCTGTTGTAACTCCAGCATGCACAGTTCCCTCTTCACCTGGAAAGGGTAAAATAGACCCTCCGGCTTTTACGCCTATCGCTGAGCCAATGCCATCAGCGACCAAGTGTGCCCCTACCCCTAAGCTATCTTCTACTGTGCCTGCTTCCCCTAAGCCTGTTGCTGCTAAACCAGCTGCTGCTAAACCTGCTGCTTCAAAGCCTGTTAGTGGTTTTAAGTCTGTGGCAGCTCCGAAGCCAAATCCATCACAATCATCAAATGTTGGGTTTAAGCCTGTTGCAGCGTCAGGCAAAAAAACTGGTTTGGCCCCAGGAGCTCCCTCAAGACTTGCCTCTGCTCCTATCCCTCCCCCTGTTTCAGTTCCTATTGTTAATTCTATCCCAGCTCCTGCTCCTAAGCCTGCTCCAGGTCCAGCTGCAGCATCCGCATCAGCCCCAATGCCAAAACCTGCAGCCCCCAAGCCCCCCGCTCCCACAGGCCCTGCTCCGGTCTTCGCTCCAGCACCAGCCCCGGCTCCAGTTTCATCTCTGGGTGGAATGCCCAAGCCAACACCAATTCCAGACCTGGGTGGTAGTTCATTGAAGGGTGTTGCCCAGACTGGTGGGCAGAGGACTGCTCCTCGTCGAGGACGTGGTGTGATGAACCCATCTACTACTGCAAGGATACCCATATGTGCCGACTGTACACGTCAGATCAG gggcccatttgtttctgcattAGGCAAGACCTGGTGCCCAGATCACTTCGTCTGCTCCACTGTCAGCTGCCGTAGGGCCCTGATTGACATGGGCTTTGTGGAAGAGCAAGGTTCCCTTCACTGTGAAGACTGTTATGAAAAGTATTTTGCTCCCATCTGTGGAAAATGTGACAAGAGGGTGAAAGGG GATTGTCTTAATGCTGTTGGTAAACAGTTCCATCCGGAATGTTTCTGCTGTGCCTACTGTGGCAAGGTGTTTGGCTCTGGTGCCTTCTATCTGGAAGATGGGTTACCTTACTGTGAAGCTG ATTGGAATGACTTGTTCACGAccaagtgtgtggggtgtggttttcctATCGAGGCTGGTGACCGATGGGTAGAAGCCCTTAATAACAACTATCACAGTCAGTGCTTCAAGTGCTCG
- the Zasp52 gene encoding uncharacterized protein Zasp52 isoform X17, whose amino-acid sequence MSVMTIKLSKAEGTPWGFRLQGGKDFATPLCIQKVNGGSVAASAGLQAGDAIVSIGGKDALSLRHKEAQEAIVRAGNSFDLVVQRGAPTWKPAVTPLAQVKTTPEGVPVATSTSLAANKQPVRYIGSNHNSVARPFPGFTGSQPAYTHTTTSLKNTLHEASEGSPGTPISGTSSRSTSGSTSPSSCLPVAGTTISLNKENAKNFLKMTLDKENVNTINVHTTAYKNQKSNSNENIFTSQFLNNNGAVGGSGGHQRKYSLASNTSSCSSDADHDSLTRRNNEYVAPVGSSHNTVAVPFAEVNGQQIVNTQYNTPLKLYSDDNIAETLYAQAEVLGKGCLGVNFKKNERAYDGKTSDVLRMVQEMDKSPAQENEGYYNINEKLYCDVHAKQAARHNPPGPNLEPIIVKPGAPVPAGAMPACLAKVAPAPAPFKPPVGGVRIMPTSSVLAPGPMPKFAPVPPPKPEPVAQETTSIPAPEPEPEPEPAVEPQPEPEFEPQPEPVVTEPEPVPVSEPVVEAAPAPAPIQSEPEPAPEPAPAPEAEVAPTEPQTEALPTTEEIAQQQELSPQAKPQLETQPVDKSEQTEIEAKPKPETVLETQAVSEPEPEPKNEAISQPELESETAIEREAPAEAEPKATAEPETAEESTSEPEPVAIAEESSPVVVLAGEPVVAPCPPPPVLEVEWRMSPTHDTGWASATVYRSSASIHTLLHKPAPAPVPAPIFAQAPAAPMAAPPPTFTPFKAQAAPAHHKVPFGAPAGSVDVRSHIPKKGAPFVWPPPKKVDAVEEGPRSPAWAPAGEPVYVPRPKHAAGPPPKRPPLLPTPPPPKDYDTMVIKASPPTQQPAKPAKTLPASASAPVVAPTPAPNPVVTPACTVPSSPGKGKIDPPAFTPIAEPMPSATKCAPTPKLSSTVPASPKPVAAKPAAAKPAASKPVSGFKSVAAPKPNPSQSSNVGFKPVAASGKKTGLAPGAPSRLASAPIPPPVSVPIVNSIPAPAPKPAPGPAAASASAPMPKPAAPKPPAPTGPAPVFAPAPAPAPVSSLGGMPKPTPIPDLGGSSLKGVAQTGGQRTAPRRGRGVMNPSTTARIPICADCTRQIRGPFVSALGKTWCPDHFVCSTVSCRRALIDMGFVEEQGSLHCEDCYEKYFAPICGKCDKRVKGDCLNAVGKQFHPECFCCAYCGKVFGSGAFYLEDGLPYCEADWNDLFTTKCVGCGFPIEAGDRWVEALNNNYHSQCFKCSKCHKNLEGQSFFAKGGKPFCKAHAQRGF is encoded by the exons GGGGGCGCCAACGTGGAAGCCGGCCGTGACGCCCCTGGCCCAAGTGAAGACGACTCCAGAGGGCGTGCCCGtcgccacctccacctccctcgcTGCCAACAAGCAG CCCGTCCGCTACATCGGCTCCAACCATAACAGTGTGGCGCGACCCTTTCCCGGCTTCACGGGCTCCCAACCTGcctacacccacactaccacctctcTAAAGAACACCCTCCACGAGGCGTCGGAAGGGTCCCCTGGTACTCCTATCAGTGGCACCTCCTCCAGAAGCACGTCAGGTAGCACCAGCCCTAGCAGCTGTCTTCCAGTCGCCGGCACCACTATATCTTTAAACAAAGAGAATGCCAAAAATTTTCTGAAGATGACCCTCGATAAAGAAAATGTTAACACCATAAATGTTCACACGACGGCGTACAAAAACCAGAAATCAAACAGTAATGAAAATATTTTCACAAGTCAGTTTCTGAATAACAATGGAGCTGTTGGTGGAAGCGGTGGGCACCAGAGGAAGTATTCTCTAGCCAGTAATACCTCCAGCTGCAGTAGTGACGCCGACCACGACTCCCTCACCAGACGCAATAATGAA TATGTTGCTCCAGTAGGATCGAGTCACAACACTGTTGCTGTTCCATTCGCAGAG GTAAATGGACAGCAGATAGTGAACACTCAATACAACACGCCCTTGAAGTTGTACAGCGACGACAACATCGCCGAGACGCTCTATGCCCAGGCTGAAGTGCTCGGCAAGGGATGTCTCGG AGTCAACTTTAAGAAGAATGAACGAGCTTACGACGGGAAGACTTCAGATGTTCTGCGGATGGTGCAGGAAATGGACAAAAGCCCTGCTCAGGAAAACGAAG GCTACTACAACATCAACGAAAAGCTGTACTGCGACGTGCATGCCAAGCAAGCTGCCCGTCACAATCCTCCAGGGCCCAACCTAGAGCCAATCATTGTAAAGCC CGGTGCCCCTGTACCAGCTGGTGCCATGCCTGCCTGCTTGGCCAAGGTGGCTCCTGCCCCTGCT CCCTTCAAGCCTCCTGTGGGTGGTGTGAGAATTATGCCCACGTCCTCCGTCCTCGCCCCAGGACCTATGCCCAAGTTCGCCCCAGTCCCCCCGCCTAAG CCCGAGCCAGTGGCCCAAGAAACCACATCAATACCAgccccagagccagaacctgaacCAGAGCCAGCAGTGGAACCCCAACCCGAGCCTGAATTCGAGCCGCAGCCCGAG CCTGTCGTCACCGAGCCTGAGCCAGTACCAGTTTCTGAACCTGTTGTGGAGGctgcacctgcacctgcaccCATCCAGTCTGAGCCCGAGCCTGCGCCCGAGCCCGCACCTGCGCCCGAG GCCGAGGTCGCTCCCACTGAGCCCCAGACAGAGGCTCTGCCTACAACTGAAGAGATTGCTCAACAGCAGGAATTATCACCACAGGCCAAGCCACAACTTGAAACTCAGCCTGTGGATAAGTCAGAACAAACAGAAATTGAGGCTAAACCAAagccagaaactgtattggaaacCCAGGCTGTATCGGAGCCAGAACCAGAGCCAAAGAATGAGGCTATTTCACAGCCAGAATTGGAATCAGAAACTGCAATAGAGCGTGAAGCCCCAGCTGAAGCTGAACCCAAAGCCACAGCAGAGCCGGAAACTGCAGAGGAATCTACATCAGAACCAGAACCTGTCGCTATTGCCGAGGAGTCTTCGCCAGTGGTGGTCCTGGCAGGGGAGCCTGTTGTGGCCCCATGCCCACCACCCCCCGTGCTTGAGGTAGAGTGGCGCATGTCCCCCACGCATGATACTGGCTGGGCCAGTGCCACAGTCTACCGTAGCTCAGCGTCCATACATACGCTGCTCCACAAA CCAGCGCCGGCCCCTGTTCCTGCCCCCATCTTTGCTCAGGCCCCCGCAGCGCCCATGGCGGCCCCTCCACCCACATTCACACCATTCAAAGCCCAGGCAGCCCCCGCGCACCATAAGGTACCATTTGGTGCCCCTGCTGGAAGCGTGGATGTGCGATCGCACATTCCCAAGAAAG GTGCACCCTTTGTGTGGCCGCCACCAAAGAAGGTGGATGCGGTGGAGGAGGGGCCCCGCTCGCCTGCTTGGGCGCCTGCGGGGGAACCTGTTTATGTGCCCAGACCAAAGCATGCAGCTGGTCCACCCCCAAAGAGGCCTCCCCTCTTGCCGACTCCACCACCTCCAAAAGATTACGATACCATGGTCATAAAGGCTTCCCCTCCCACCCAGCAACCTGCTAAACCTGCCAAAACtctcccagcttctgcttctgctccaGTAGTTGCTCCTACTCCTGCACCAAACCCTGTTGTAACTCCAGCATGCACAGTTCCCTCTTCACCTGGAAAGGGTAAAATAGACCCTCCGGCTTTTACGCCTATCGCTGAGCCAATGCCATCAGCGACCAAGTGTGCCCCTACCCCTAAGCTATCTTCTACTGTGCCTGCTTCCCCTAAGCCTGTTGCTGCTAAACCAGCTGCTGCTAAACCTGCTGCTTCAAAGCCTGTTAGTGGTTTTAAGTCTGTGGCAGCTCCGAAGCCAAATCCATCACAATCATCAAATGTTGGGTTTAAGCCTGTTGCAGCGTCAGGCAAAAAAACTGGTTTGGCCCCAGGAGCTCCCTCAAGACTTGCCTCTGCTCCTATCCCTCCCCCTGTTTCAGTTCCTATTGTTAATTCTATCCCAGCTCCTGCTCCTAAGCCTGCTCCAGGTCCAGCTGCAGCATCCGCATCAGCCCCAATGCCAAAACCTGCAGCCCCCAAGCCCCCCGCTCCCACAGGCCCTGCTCCGGTCTTCGCTCCAGCACCAGCCCCGGCTCCAGTTTCATCTCTGGGTGGAATGCCCAAGCCAACACCAATTCCAGACCTGGGTGGTAGTTCATTGAAGGGTGTTGCCCAGACTGGTGGGCAGAGGACTGCTCCTCGTCGAGGACGTGGTGTGATGAACCCATCTACTACTGCAAGGATACCCATATGTGCCGACTGTACACGTCAGATCAG gggcccatttgtttctgcattAGGCAAGACCTGGTGCCCAGATCACTTCGTCTGCTCCACTGTCAGCTGCCGTAGGGCCCTGATTGACATGGGCTTTGTGGAAGAGCAAGGTTCCCTTCACTGTGAAGACTGTTATGAAAAGTATTTTGCTCCCATCTGTGGAAAATGTGACAAGAGGGTGAAAGGG GATTGTCTTAATGCTGTTGGTAAACAGTTCCATCCGGAATGTTTCTGCTGTGCCTACTGTGGCAAGGTGTTTGGCTCTGGTGCCTTCTATCTGGAAGATGGGTTACCTTACTGTGAAGCTG ATTGGAATGACTTGTTCACGAccaagtgtgtggggtgtggttttcctATCGAGGCTGGTGACCGATGGGTAGAAGCCCTTAATAACAACTATCACAGTCAGTGCTTCAAGTGCTCG